The proteins below are encoded in one region of Aquisphaera giovannonii:
- a CDS encoding DeoR/GlpR family DNA-binding transcription regulator, whose protein sequence is MLVETRRRRLLDLVSRQGSATLEELVRTLRVSESTVRRDLEALDLAGSVKRTHGGAVYAGEVRAMPALEDRSSTAVAEKQAIGRATAALIEDEESVLLDGGTTTLEVARALLGRRVQVVTNSLPIAQLLASSQQTDLILIGGYIYPRTGVALGPLAIATMTGIRVRKVVMGAGGIVADGVYNSNLLLVETERQMMACGQEVVIVADNTKFGRMTLSRLCGLDEIHRLVTDRAVPSPFREAVEGAGVRVEVAAMAGQPAANGSALTGPHRTKNERTEA, encoded by the coding sequence ATGCTCGTCGAGACGCGGCGTCGCCGCCTGCTGGACCTGGTCAGCCGCCAGGGCTCCGCCACCCTGGAGGAGCTGGTCCGCACGCTGCGCGTCTCCGAGAGCACGGTCCGGCGGGACCTGGAGGCTCTGGACCTGGCCGGGTCGGTGAAGCGGACGCACGGCGGGGCCGTCTACGCGGGCGAGGTCCGCGCGATGCCGGCCCTGGAGGACCGCAGCTCCACCGCCGTGGCGGAGAAGCAGGCGATCGGCCGGGCGACGGCCGCCCTCATCGAGGACGAGGAGAGCGTCCTGCTCGACGGGGGGACGACGACGCTGGAGGTCGCCCGGGCGCTCCTGGGCCGGCGGGTCCAGGTGGTGACCAATAGCCTGCCCATCGCGCAGCTCCTGGCGTCCAGCCAGCAGACCGACCTGATCCTCATCGGCGGCTACATCTACCCGCGGACGGGCGTGGCGCTCGGGCCGCTGGCGATCGCCACGATGACCGGCATCCGCGTGCGGAAGGTGGTCATGGGGGCGGGGGGGATCGTGGCGGACGGGGTCTACAACTCCAACCTGCTCCTTGTAGAGACCGAGCGGCAGATGATGGCCTGCGGCCAGGAGGTCGTGATCGTCGCCGACAATACCAAGTTCGGCCGCATGACCCTGTCGCGGCTCTGCGGGCTCGACGAGATCCATCGCCTCGTGACCGACCGGGCCGTCCCCTCGCCGTTCCGGGAGGCCGTCGAAGGGGCCGGGGTGAGGGTCGAGGTCGCCGCGATGGCCGGCCAACCGGCCGCGAACGGGTCGGCGCTGACCGGCCCGCATCGCACCAAGAACGAGAGGACCGAGGCATGA
- a CDS encoding EutN/CcmL family microcompartment protein codes for MRIAEVVGRVTLSRSVHSLRGGRLVVLRPMTLEALTEGSPGRGEELVAYDNLGAGPGALVGLSEGREAANPFGKTKTPVDAFCACLLDRLSF; via the coding sequence ATGAGGATCGCCGAGGTCGTCGGCCGCGTCACGCTCAGCCGATCGGTGCACTCCCTGCGGGGGGGCCGGCTCGTCGTGCTCAGGCCCATGACGCTCGAGGCCCTGACGGAGGGCTCGCCCGGACGCGGCGAGGAGCTCGTCGCCTATGACAACCTCGGCGCCGGCCCGGGAGCCCTCGTGGGGCTGAGCGAGGGTCGCGAGGCCGCGAACCCGTTCGGCAAGACGAAGACGCCGGTGGACGCGTTCTGCGCGTGCCTCCTGGACCGCCTCTCCTTCTAG
- a CDS encoding EutN/CcmL family microcompartment protein, producing the protein MFLARVTGSVVATQKVASMTGHKLLMVEPYRVDEKGSGKLVPTGRSFVVVDSLGAGVDEMVLVCQGSSARLTPETEKLPIDAVVIGLVDTVDVAGKVVFSARGG; encoded by the coding sequence ATGTTCCTGGCCCGAGTGACCGGCAGCGTGGTGGCCACCCAGAAGGTGGCCTCGATGACGGGGCACAAGCTCCTGATGGTCGAGCCCTACCGGGTCGACGAGAAGGGCTCGGGCAAGCTCGTCCCCACCGGCCGCTCGTTCGTCGTGGTCGATTCGCTGGGGGCCGGCGTCGACGAGATGGTGCTCGTCTGCCAGGGCTCCAGCGCCCGGCTCACGCCGGAGACAGAGAAACTGCCCATCGACGCCGTCGTGATCGGCCTGGTCGACACGGTGGACGTCGCCGGCAAGGTCGTCTTCTCCGCCCGCGGCGGATGA
- a CDS encoding EutN/CcmL family microcompartment protein, translated as MQLGTVLGTATSTVKHPTFESEKLLVVQLQTSDGRPDGEPVLAFDRLGARRGDRVILTSDGDLLQSLLGRDTPGRWSVLGLPDDVGRR; from the coding sequence ATGCAGCTCGGCACGGTCCTGGGGACGGCGACTTCCACGGTCAAGCATCCCACCTTCGAGTCGGAGAAGCTCCTCGTGGTCCAGCTCCAGACGAGCGACGGCCGGCCCGACGGCGAGCCCGTGCTGGCCTTCGACCGGCTCGGGGCGCGGAGGGGGGACCGGGTGATACTGACCAGCGACGGGGACCTGCTCCAGTCGCTGCTCGGGCGGGACACCCCGGGCCGATGGAGCGTCCTGGGCCTGCCTGACGATGTGGGACGCCGTTGA
- a CDS encoding class II aldolase/adducin family protein has protein sequence MVGNGSVMNEWKMRELMCEIGRRIYQKGFAAANDGNISYRLGEDRVLCTPTRTSKGYMKPDDLCIVDLDGKQISGKKKRSSEVLLHLTIMKSRADVKSVVHCHPPHATAFAVAREPIPKCVLPEIEVFLGEVAISPYETPGGQKFADTVLPYVKDTETILLANHGTVTYGTDLEDAYFKTEIIDAYCRILLLAKQLGRVNYYDDAKAAELIKLKPGLGIPDPRLTLGLENCDLCGNSLFREGYGQPGPEPKVFIHPKLLENGQATSTGVACQVPSHAPAPAARAAAPSTNGHSAGTDVDALVKAITDKVMSALSGAAS, from the coding sequence ATGGTCGGCAACGGCTCGGTGATGAACGAATGGAAGATGCGCGAACTGATGTGCGAGATCGGCCGGCGGATCTACCAGAAGGGGTTCGCCGCGGCCAATGACGGCAACATCAGCTACCGCCTGGGCGAGGACCGCGTCCTCTGCACCCCCACCCGGACGTCCAAGGGCTACATGAAGCCCGACGACCTGTGCATCGTGGACCTGGACGGCAAGCAGATCTCGGGGAAAAAGAAGCGGTCGAGCGAGGTGCTCCTCCACCTGACGATCATGAAGTCCCGCGCCGACGTGAAGTCGGTCGTGCACTGCCACCCGCCCCACGCCACGGCCTTCGCCGTCGCCCGCGAGCCGATCCCCAAGTGCGTCCTCCCCGAGATCGAGGTCTTCCTCGGCGAGGTCGCGATCTCCCCGTACGAGACGCCGGGCGGCCAGAAGTTCGCCGACACCGTGCTCCCCTACGTCAAGGACACCGAGACGATCCTCCTGGCCAACCACGGGACCGTCACGTACGGGACGGACCTCGAGGACGCCTACTTCAAGACCGAGATCATCGACGCCTACTGCCGCATCCTCCTCCTGGCCAAGCAGCTCGGCCGGGTCAACTACTACGACGACGCGAAGGCCGCCGAGCTGATCAAGCTCAAGCCCGGCCTCGGCATCCCCGACCCGCGCCTGACCCTCGGCCTCGAGAATTGCGACCTCTGCGGCAACAGCCTCTTCCGCGAGGGCTACGGCCAGCCCGGCCCGGAGCCGAAGGTCTTCATCCACCCCAAGCTCCTGGAGAACGGCCAGGCCACCTCCACGGGCGTCGCCTGCCAGGTTCCCTCACACGCCCCTGCCCCGGCTGCCAGGGCCGCCGCCCCGTCCACGAACGGCCACTCCGCCGGCACCGACGTGGACGCCCTGGTCAAGGCCATCACCGACAAGGTCATGAGCGCCTTGAGCGGCGCCGCAAGCTGA
- the mutM gene encoding bifunctional DNA-formamidopyrimidine glycosylase/DNA-(apurinic or apyrimidinic site) lyase, which yields MPELPEVETMVRGLRPVLEGRRVERMDLHDPSMLRGCEAREFGRLGRGVDVIEVRRRGKWVVIGLADHRGLIVIQPRMTGGFWLVEPSRMEHVRLSIRLASPGGIVWFCDARRLGRIEWFADQAAAEGAFARSHGPDALAITAEELAARLKTTRRGIKPALMDQKVLAGIGNIYADEVLHASGIHPQRVASRLTREEYARLHAAIGRVLAVAIEAEGSSFDAGYRTVLGLEGGFLAMNSAYGRAGEPCRTCGGPIQKTKIPGLIGRPTYLCPACQPRGRRRPARGII from the coding sequence ATGCCCGAATTGCCCGAGGTCGAGACCATGGTCAGGGGGCTGCGGCCGGTCCTGGAAGGCCGCCGGGTCGAGCGCATGGACCTCCACGACCCGTCAATGCTGCGCGGATGCGAGGCGCGGGAGTTCGGCCGCCTCGGGCGGGGCGTCGACGTCATCGAGGTGCGCCGCCGGGGCAAGTGGGTCGTGATCGGCCTCGCGGATCACCGGGGATTGATCGTCATCCAGCCCAGGATGACTGGAGGGTTTTGGCTCGTCGAGCCGTCCCGGATGGAGCACGTCCGCCTGTCGATCCGCCTGGCGAGCCCCGGGGGGATCGTCTGGTTCTGCGACGCGAGGCGGCTGGGGCGGATCGAATGGTTCGCCGACCAGGCCGCGGCCGAGGGGGCGTTCGCCAGGTCCCACGGCCCGGACGCGCTGGCGATCACGGCGGAGGAGCTCGCGGCACGCTTGAAGACGACCCGCCGCGGGATCAAGCCGGCGCTGATGGACCAGAAGGTGCTGGCCGGGATCGGCAACATCTACGCGGACGAGGTCCTCCACGCCTCGGGCATCCACCCCCAGCGCGTGGCGTCCCGCCTGACGCGCGAGGAGTATGCCCGGCTGCACGCGGCGATCGGCCGCGTCCTGGCGGTCGCCATCGAGGCGGAAGGCTCGAGCTTCGACGCGGGCTATCGGACCGTGCTCGGCCTGGAGGGAGGATTCCTGGCCATGAACTCCGCGTACGGGCGCGCCGGGGAGCCCTGCCGCACCTGCGGCGGACCGATCCAGAAGACGAAGATCCCCGGGTTGATCGGCCGTCCCACCTACCTCTGCCCCGCCTGCCAGCCGCGCGGCCGTCGAAGGCCCGCACGCGGCATCATCTGA
- a CDS encoding BMC domain-containing protein, protein MIETKGFVALVEASDAMLKAANVELVGWDKIGSGLVTAFVAGDVAAVKAAVDAGAAAASRIGEVVSVQVIPRPHEDLGGVLVFQKVKAASSTDGAKQNGA, encoded by the coding sequence ATGATCGAGACCAAGGGCTTCGTCGCGCTCGTGGAAGCCAGCGACGCGATGCTCAAGGCGGCCAACGTCGAGCTGGTCGGCTGGGACAAGATCGGCAGCGGCCTCGTGACGGCCTTCGTGGCCGGCGACGTGGCCGCCGTGAAGGCGGCGGTGGACGCGGGCGCGGCGGCGGCCAGCCGGATCGGCGAGGTCGTCAGCGTCCAGGTCATCCCCCGCCCCCACGAGGACCTCGGCGGCGTCCTCGTCTTCCAGAAGGTGAAGGCGGCCTCCAGCACCGACGGCGCCAAGCAGAACGGAGCCTGA
- a CDS encoding aldehyde dehydrogenase family protein: MQMTEDLIRTVIHEVLTQMGNGALPTNGKAPARPSGNLGVFPTVDGAVEAAEAAFELFQKRGLGDRKKAVEVIRKICVEQAEELGRAELDETKIGRLDHKIAKLRGTIPLIPGPEFLPTDVATGDDGLTLTDYAPFGVIGAITPVTHSLPTLAANAISMLAAGNTVVFNAHPSGGNVAAEGVRRFNKAIREAIGLENLLTIIDPPTLKTAAQLFEHKGVSLLVVTGGPAVARAALASKRRAIVAGPGNPPVVVDATACLDNAAKSIVVGGSFDNNLLCIGEKQVFAVGEVFDSLTEAMTRNGGFRLTANQIDALTKAAIPVGSDGKPHVNKDFVGKDPAVLAEAAGVKIPDGVDLLFGETGFDHPFVQEEQMMPFVPFVRVSNVDKAIALAYESEHGFGHTAMLHSRDTTVMSKMGKVMNCTIFVVNGPSIAGLGAGGEGYPSFSIAGPTGEGVTTPLTFTRQRRTAIAGGMRFL; encoded by the coding sequence ATGCAAATGACCGAAGACCTGATCCGAACCGTCATCCACGAGGTCCTGACCCAGATGGGGAACGGGGCCTTGCCCACCAACGGCAAGGCGCCGGCCCGCCCCTCCGGGAACCTCGGTGTCTTCCCGACCGTCGACGGGGCCGTCGAGGCGGCCGAGGCCGCCTTCGAGCTGTTCCAGAAACGCGGGCTGGGCGACCGCAAGAAGGCCGTCGAGGTCATCCGCAAGATCTGCGTCGAGCAGGCCGAGGAGCTCGGCCGGGCGGAGCTGGACGAGACCAAGATCGGCCGCCTCGACCACAAGATCGCCAAGCTGCGCGGCACGATCCCGCTCATCCCCGGCCCCGAGTTCCTCCCTACGGACGTCGCGACCGGCGACGACGGGCTGACCCTCACCGACTACGCCCCCTTCGGCGTCATCGGGGCGATCACGCCGGTCACGCACAGCCTGCCCACGCTGGCCGCCAACGCGATCAGCATGCTCGCGGCCGGGAACACGGTCGTCTTCAACGCCCACCCCTCCGGCGGCAACGTCGCGGCCGAGGGCGTCCGGCGGTTCAACAAGGCCATCCGCGAGGCGATCGGCCTGGAGAACCTGCTCACGATCATCGACCCGCCGACGCTCAAGACGGCCGCCCAGCTCTTCGAGCACAAGGGCGTCAGCCTGCTCGTCGTCACGGGCGGCCCGGCCGTGGCCCGCGCGGCGCTCGCGAGCAAGCGCCGGGCGATCGTCGCGGGCCCGGGCAATCCCCCGGTCGTGGTGGACGCGACGGCCTGCCTGGACAACGCGGCGAAGTCGATCGTGGTGGGCGGCTCGTTCGACAACAACCTCCTCTGCATCGGCGAGAAGCAGGTCTTCGCGGTGGGCGAGGTCTTCGACTCGCTCACCGAGGCCATGACCCGCAACGGCGGCTTCCGCCTCACGGCGAACCAGATCGACGCCCTGACGAAGGCGGCGATCCCGGTCGGCAGCGACGGCAAGCCGCACGTGAACAAGGACTTCGTCGGCAAGGATCCCGCGGTCCTCGCCGAGGCGGCCGGCGTCAAGATCCCGGACGGGGTGGACCTGCTCTTCGGAGAGACGGGGTTCGACCACCCGTTCGTCCAGGAGGAGCAGATGATGCCGTTCGTGCCGTTCGTCCGCGTGTCGAACGTCGACAAGGCCATCGCCCTGGCCTACGAGAGCGAGCACGGCTTCGGCCACACCGCGATGCTCCACTCGCGCGACACGACCGTCATGTCCAAGATGGGCAAGGTCATGAACTGCACCATCTTCGTCGTCAATGGGCCGAGCATCGCCGGCCTGGGAGCCGGCGGCGAGGGGTATCCGTCGTTCTCGATCGCCGGGCCGACGGGCGAGGGAGTGACCACCCCGCTGACGTTCACCCGGCAGCGCCGGACGGCGATCGCCGGCGGCATGCGGTTCCTCTGA
- a CDS encoding BMC domain-containing protein, whose translation MNGNALGLIETLGLVGLISAIDAMLKAATVEVASSIIKLDGGVVSVMVRGDVSSVRAAVEAGAEAASKIGELRAAHVIPRPDSVVVRQFAGA comes from the coding sequence ATGAACGGGAACGCCCTGGGCCTGATCGAGACCCTCGGCCTGGTGGGCCTGATCAGCGCCATCGATGCCATGCTCAAGGCGGCGACCGTGGAGGTCGCCTCCTCCATCATCAAGCTGGACGGCGGGGTCGTCAGCGTGATGGTCCGGGGCGACGTCAGCAGCGTCCGCGCCGCCGTCGAGGCCGGCGCCGAGGCCGCGTCGAAGATCGGCGAGCTCCGCGCCGCGCACGTCATCCCCCGGCCGGATTCCGTCGTCGTCCGCCAGTTCGCAGGAGCCTGA
- a CDS encoding acetate/propionate family kinase, which translates to MKILVANLGSTSFKYRLFDVSDPSEPVLARGGIERIGSPTARVVVKTTRGERESARHVEDHGDAVQLCLEQLTDPEIGVLADPSEVSAIGFKAVHARNLTGVHLVDDEVLAAMEAFADVAPAHNPPYTKAMRMLRGRFPKLPLVAAFETGFHRTIPEARQRYAIPDAWATELGIRKWGFHGASHRYISWRVPELLGRKDLKVISCHLGGSSSLAAIDSGRSVACSLGMSPQTGLPHNNRVGEFDVFALPPLLRETGKTLEEILDILANQSGLQGLCEARDLRDIEAAADKGDPCAKLAIDVFVDSIRHYLGAFMVALGGLDVIAFTGGIGENSSRIREEVCRDLAWFGIELDPTLNASGEAERKVSSAGSRVQVWTVPTNEELVVARQSRTLLDSGKASMD; encoded by the coding sequence GTGAAGATCCTCGTCGCCAACCTCGGCTCCACGAGCTTCAAGTACCGCCTCTTCGACGTGAGCGACCCGTCCGAGCCGGTCCTGGCCCGGGGCGGCATCGAGCGGATCGGCTCCCCCACCGCCCGCGTCGTCGTCAAGACGACGCGGGGCGAGCGGGAATCGGCCCGCCACGTCGAGGACCACGGCGACGCCGTCCAGCTCTGCCTGGAGCAGCTGACCGACCCGGAGATCGGCGTCCTCGCGGACCCCTCCGAGGTCTCGGCCATCGGCTTCAAGGCCGTGCACGCCCGCAACCTGACCGGCGTCCACCTCGTGGACGACGAGGTGCTGGCGGCGATGGAGGCCTTCGCGGACGTGGCCCCCGCCCACAACCCCCCGTATACGAAGGCCATGCGGATGCTCCGGGGCCGCTTCCCGAAGCTCCCCCTAGTCGCGGCCTTCGAGACCGGCTTCCACCGGACCATCCCGGAGGCCCGCCAGCGCTACGCCATCCCGGACGCCTGGGCCACCGAGCTGGGCATCCGGAAGTGGGGCTTCCACGGGGCCAGCCACCGCTACATCTCGTGGCGGGTGCCGGAGCTCCTGGGCAGGAAGGACCTGAAGGTCATCTCCTGCCACCTCGGCGGCAGCTCCTCGCTCGCCGCCATCGACTCCGGCCGGTCGGTCGCCTGCAGCCTCGGGATGAGCCCCCAGACCGGCCTGCCGCACAACAACCGCGTCGGCGAGTTCGACGTCTTCGCCCTGCCCCCCCTGCTCCGCGAGACGGGCAAGACGCTGGAGGAAATCCTCGACATCCTGGCCAACCAGTCCGGGCTCCAGGGCCTCTGCGAGGCCCGGGACCTGCGGGACATCGAGGCGGCCGCCGACAAGGGCGACCCCTGCGCGAAGCTGGCCATCGACGTCTTCGTGGACTCGATTCGCCACTACCTCGGGGCGTTCATGGTCGCCCTCGGCGGCCTGGACGTCATCGCCTTCACCGGCGGGATCGGCGAGAACTCGTCGCGGATCCGCGAGGAGGTCTGCCGCGACCTGGCCTGGTTCGGCATCGAGCTCGACCCGACGCTCAACGCCTCCGGCGAGGCCGAGCGCAAGGTGTCCTCGGCTGGCTCCAGGGTCCAGGTCTGGACCGTCCCGACGAACGAGGAGCTGGTCGTCGCCCGCCAGAGCCGGACGCTGCTCGACTCGGGCAAGGCGTCGATGGACTGA
- the pduL gene encoding phosphate propanoyltransferase — translation MSTAVSRDQVESLVRSIILRQMNGQASANGHAPANGHAREAAYRPKLLVNISARHCHLTQEAVDVLFGRGYQLTAMKRLYQDTDFAANETVAVVGTRQRMIPGVRILGPCRKFSQVELAFTDSISLGIDVPVRLSGDIEGTPGCILIGPKGSLVLDKGVIRAERHVHMGPRDAEHYGVKHLDRMNMRVESPCPSTLEGLLVRTHPDWKLEVHIDTDEANACDLAHASNVILTKA, via the coding sequence ATGAGCACGGCCGTGAGCCGCGACCAGGTCGAGAGCCTGGTCCGATCCATCATCCTGAGGCAGATGAACGGGCAGGCGTCGGCCAACGGCCACGCCCCGGCCAACGGCCACGCCCGCGAGGCGGCCTACAGGCCGAAGCTCCTGGTGAACATCTCCGCCCGCCACTGCCACCTGACGCAGGAGGCCGTGGACGTGCTCTTCGGCCGGGGCTACCAGCTCACGGCCATGAAGCGGCTCTACCAGGACACGGACTTCGCCGCCAACGAGACGGTCGCCGTCGTCGGCACGCGGCAGCGGATGATCCCGGGGGTGCGGATCCTCGGCCCCTGCCGCAAGTTCAGCCAGGTGGAGCTGGCCTTCACCGACTCCATCAGCCTCGGCATCGACGTCCCCGTGCGGCTCTCCGGCGACATCGAGGGGACGCCCGGGTGCATCCTCATCGGCCCGAAGGGTTCGCTCGTGCTCGACAAGGGCGTCATCCGCGCCGAGCGGCACGTCCACATGGGGCCCAGGGACGCCGAGCACTACGGGGTCAAGCACCTCGACCGCATGAACATGAGGGTCGAGAGCCCGTGCCCCTCCACGCTGGAGGGCCTGCTCGTCCGGACCCACCCGGACTGGAAGCTCGAGGTGCACATCGACACCGACGAGGCGAACGCGTGCGACCTGGCGCACGCGTCGAACGTGATCCTGACCAAGGCGTGA
- a CDS encoding BMC domain-containing protein, with the protein MTTLQRSASPSKFGGNGEAVGLIETKGLVSMIEATDAMLKAANVQLAGRVQVGGAYVTTLVRGDVGSVRAAVEAGAEAASRIGELVSAHVIPRPDESVLGAFLG; encoded by the coding sequence ATGACGACTCTCCAGCGATCCGCGTCCCCGTCCAAGTTCGGCGGCAACGGCGAGGCCGTCGGCCTGATCGAGACCAAGGGCCTGGTCAGCATGATCGAGGCCACCGACGCGATGCTCAAGGCGGCCAACGTGCAGCTCGCCGGCCGCGTCCAGGTGGGCGGCGCCTACGTCACGACCCTCGTCCGCGGCGACGTGGGCAGCGTCCGCGCCGCCGTCGAGGCCGGCGCCGAGGCCGCGTCGCGGATCGGCGAGCTGGTCAGCGCGCACGTCATCCCGCGGCCGGATGAGAGCGTCCTGGGCGCGTTCCTGGGCTGA